A window of the Buchnera aphidicola (Taiwanaphis decaspermi) genome harbors these coding sequences:
- the ilvD gene encoding dihydroxy-acid dehydratase yields MIKYRSSKTTHGKNMTGARSLWRATGMNDDDFKKPIIAIVNSFSEFVPGHIHLKNIGNIVAKEIKKNGGVAKEFNTIAIDDGIAMGHDGMLYSLPSRDIIADSVEYVINAHCVDAMVCISNCDKITPGMLMASLRLNIPSVFVSGGPMESGKIIDKNNKVIKLDLVNAIIEGVKKNKKTQSNVIEKLSCPTCGSCAGMFTANSMNCLMEVLGLALPGNGTILATHTDRKKLFKKSGKIIVKITQEYYKNNNINFLPRNIANRKSFINAMMLDVSMGGSSNTILHLLAAAQEGKIDFSIFDIDKISRKVPHLCKVSPSSKKYHIEDVHKAGGVMGILGELNRLNLLHESNNILGKSIKKTLKKYDIIISKNKKVKKMFLAGPLGVRTTQPFSQSYRWKKLDLDRKNGCIRSYKYAYSKDGGLAILKGNLANEGCVVKTAGVNKKMLTFSGPAKVYESQEDAVYAILNSGVLKGDVVVIRYEGPKGGPGMQEMLYPTTYLKSMGLDKYCALITDGRFSGGTSGLSIGHISPEAANKGLISIVKNGDIIKLNIPKRTIKLCVCKSEIIKRINEENKRKNKSFTPANRKRNISDALKAYSFFVTSSSKGAVRDKNILNKKY; encoded by the coding sequence ATGATTAAATATCGTTCTTCAAAAACAACACATGGTAAGAACATGACTGGTGCTCGTTCTTTGTGGAGAGCAACAGGAATGAATGATGATGATTTCAAAAAACCTATAATAGCAATAGTAAATTCTTTTTCAGAATTTGTACCAGGTCATATTCATTTAAAAAATATTGGAAATATTGTAGCTAAAGAAATAAAAAAAAACGGTGGTGTTGCAAAAGAATTTAACACTATAGCAATTGACGATGGAATTGCTATGGGACATGATGGGATGTTATATTCATTACCTTCTAGAGATATAATTGCTGATTCAGTAGAATATGTAATAAATGCACATTGTGTTGATGCAATGGTATGTATATCTAATTGTGACAAAATAACCCCGGGAATGTTAATGGCATCATTAAGGTTAAATATACCATCAGTATTTGTTTCTGGTGGACCTATGGAATCTGGTAAAATAATTGATAAAAATAACAAAGTTATTAAATTAGATTTAGTAAATGCTATAATAGAAGGGGTAAAAAAAAATAAAAAAACTCAAAGTAATGTTATTGAAAAACTATCTTGTCCTACATGTGGTTCTTGTGCTGGTATGTTTACTGCTAATTCCATGAATTGTTTAATGGAAGTTTTAGGATTAGCATTACCAGGTAATGGAACAATATTAGCTACTCATACCGATAGAAAAAAGTTGTTTAAAAAATCTGGCAAAATTATTGTAAAGATAACTCAAGAATATTACAAAAACAATAATATTAATTTTTTGCCAAGAAATATAGCTAATAGAAAATCTTTCATTAATGCAATGATGTTGGATGTATCTATGGGAGGTTCAAGTAATACTATATTACATCTATTAGCAGCAGCTCAAGAAGGTAAAATAGATTTTTCTATTTTTGATATAGATAAAATATCCAGAAAAGTACCTCATTTATGCAAAGTATCTCCTAGTTCAAAAAAATATCATATAGAGGATGTACATAAAGCAGGAGGAGTTATGGGAATATTAGGTGAATTAAATAGATTAAATTTACTTCATGAATCTAATAATATATTAGGAAAATCAATTAAAAAAACATTAAAAAAATATGACATAATTATTTCTAAAAATAAAAAAGTAAAAAAAATGTTTCTTGCTGGTCCTTTAGGAGTTAGAACTACACAACCTTTTTCTCAATCATATAGATGGAAAAAATTAGATTTGGATAGAAAAAATGGTTGTATAAGATCTTATAAATATGCATATAGTAAAGATGGAGGATTAGCTATATTAAAAGGTAATTTGGCTAATGAAGGTTGTGTTGTGAAAACAGCTGGAGTTAATAAAAAAATGTTAACTTTTTCTGGACCTGCAAAAGTTTATGAAAGCCAAGAAGATGCAGTATATGCAATTTTAAATAGTGGTGTTTTAAAAGGTGATGTAGTAGTTATTAGGTACGAAGGTCCTAAAGGTGGACCAGGTATGCAGGAAATGTTATATCCTACAACTTATTTAAAATCAATGGGGTTAGACAAATATTGTGCTTTGATAACAGACGGAAGATTTTCTGGAGGAACATCTGGTCTTTCTATAGGACATATTTCTCCTGAAGCAGCTAATAAAGGATTGATATCGATTGTAAAAAACGGTGACATCATTAAGTTAAATATACCTAAACGTACAATTAAATTATGTGTTTGTAAATCAGAAATTATTAAAAGAATAAATGAAGAAAATAAAAGAAAAAATAAATCTTTTACACCTGCAAACAGAAAAAGAAATATATCTGATGCATTGAAAGCATATTCTTTTTTTGTTACTAGTTCTAGTAAAGGAGCTGTTAGAGATAAAAATATATTAAATAAAAAATATTAA